From the Desulfomonilia bacterium genome, one window contains:
- a CDS encoding peptidase: MEKQVTIKEVIQKIELIRSSTVISYMAAQNALVGPEDAGMLVDTIEMMLPSSRKLTRLDLFLHSPGGFLDSAYKIVRICKEYSEEFNVIVPLAAKSAATVITLGAKEILMTVIAELGPIDPIIQHPYKPDVRVPARSIKDFFAFLISTESTEKILVDPQFKAQMSSLLDPYLIGTYQTALNSSKQIAEKLLKENALKDRPELIDETVKKLSETYYSHSYVIDRNEAREIGLNVINTETVSELDQYVRLLLRVYQQFMTQNNVIKLIGNREINRNIQAIPVSPQVVAPNKPVNLLY; the protein is encoded by the coding sequence ATGGAAAAGCAAGTTACTATTAAGGAAGTGATTCAAAAGATTGAATTAATACGTTCATCGACAGTTATTAGCTATATGGCCGCACAAAATGCACTTGTTGGACCAGAAGATGCCGGCATGTTGGTCGATACAATAGAGATGATGCTACCATCAAGTCGGAAACTGACTCGTCTTGATTTATTCCTACATAGTCCCGGCGGTTTTCTTGACTCCGCTTACAAAATAGTTAGAATCTGCAAAGAATATTCTGAAGAATTCAATGTAATTGTTCCATTAGCTGCGAAATCTGCCGCAACAGTTATTACCCTTGGGGCTAAGGAAATATTAATGACAGTCATTGCAGAATTGGGGCCAATTGATCCGATTATTCAACACCCATATAAACCTGATGTTCGTGTACCGGCACGGTCAATCAAGGATTTTTTTGCCTTTTTAATTTCTACAGAATCAACAGAGAAGATTTTAGTCGATCCGCAATTTAAGGCTCAAATGTCGAGTTTGCTAGACCCTTACTTAATAGGAACTTATCAAACAGCTCTGAATTCATCAAAACAAATTGCTGAAAAACTATTGAAAGAAAATGCTTTAAAGGATCGTCCTGAACTTATAGATGAAACTGTTAAAAAGTTGAGTGAAACTTATTATTCCCACTCTTATGTTATTGATAGAAATGAGGCTAGAGAAATAGGTCTGAATGTAATCAACACCGAAACTGTTTCTGAACTAGATCAGTATGTAAGACTCCTTCTCAGGGTTTACCAACAGTTCATGACTCAGAATAATGTTATCAAGCTTATTGGGAATAGAGAAATAAATAGAAACATACAGGCAATACCGGTATCGCCGCAGGTTGTTGCTCCGAATAAACCGGTCAATTTACTCTATTGA
- the mutL gene encoding DNA mismatch repair endonuclease MutL produces MKVRLLPKGLIDMIAAGEVIERPASVVKELIENSIDADATSISIELTGAGIELIRIADNGSGMDESDLETSILRHATSKINSADDLFNIRTLGFRGEAIPSIASVSRMMISSRQEQSSSGSFVEMEAGEITGRGKKGMPQGTVVEVRDLFFNMPARKKFLKTPATEQKNMLDVISRYALAHPDITFSVTSGERKIFNLTSSMPTAERAGIIAGTDFKENMKEFTRKAPGIHVHGMLASPEVNRPTRSSIYAFANGRSVKDAVVTSAVLEGFSGMLMRGRYPVIVLFIDIDPADVDVNVHPTKAEVRFREPSRIYGLIVSIIRETLSSSGHNRYESVCEPEMPYIIKRPVYENPALQTSFIQEYDKPHGFYSNKSVIGVLKSTYVLLSDDDAFYILDQHASHERIVFDRLNRSDISGSQSLLHPIVVELTAQEFAAFEEIMDQLEAIGIEAEPFGESEIAVRTVPTLLRDSDIKDIIHEIVHEPLPRQRDERRKEIISRIACHSSVRAGKPLTQPEIAALLRQLDEAGAPTTCPHGRPIFKRISLEEIERWIGRRTS; encoded by the coding sequence GTGAAAGTAAGGCTTCTGCCCAAAGGCCTGATCGACATGATCGCGGCCGGCGAGGTAATCGAACGGCCTGCCTCAGTCGTCAAAGAGCTCATCGAGAACTCCATCGATGCTGATGCGACATCCATATCAATCGAGCTGACAGGTGCCGGGATCGAACTCATCCGCATAGCTGACAACGGCTCCGGCATGGATGAGTCCGACCTTGAAACCTCAATATTAAGGCATGCCACAAGCAAGATCAATTCAGCCGATGACCTGTTCAATATAAGAACTCTTGGGTTCCGGGGTGAAGCGATCCCGAGCATCGCATCAGTCAGCAGGATGATGATTTCATCGAGGCAGGAACAGTCTTCATCGGGAAGCTTTGTCGAAATGGAGGCTGGCGAGATAACAGGACGAGGCAAAAAGGGCATGCCGCAAGGAACAGTCGTCGAAGTAAGGGACCTTTTCTTCAACATGCCTGCAAGAAAGAAATTTCTCAAGACACCGGCCACCGAGCAGAAGAACATGCTTGACGTCATATCGAGATATGCCCTTGCCCACCCGGACATAACCTTTTCGGTAACATCAGGAGAACGCAAGATTTTTAACCTGACATCATCCATGCCAACTGCAGAAAGGGCAGGCATCATTGCAGGTACAGACTTCAAGGAAAATATGAAAGAGTTTACAAGAAAGGCGCCCGGCATTCACGTGCACGGCATGCTTGCATCACCAGAGGTCAACCGGCCAACCCGCTCTTCGATATATGCCTTTGCAAACGGGAGATCCGTGAAAGATGCGGTTGTGACAAGCGCGGTTCTGGAAGGTTTTTCCGGCATGCTCATGCGGGGGCGTTATCCTGTTATAGTTCTGTTCATCGACATCGACCCGGCGGACGTCGATGTAAACGTACACCCGACAAAGGCAGAAGTAAGGTTCAGGGAACCGTCCAGGATATACGGCCTTATTGTATCCATAATCCGAGAAACACTTTCTTCATCGGGACACAACCGTTATGAATCCGTGTGCGAGCCTGAGATGCCTTACATTATAAAAAGGCCCGTATATGAAAATCCAGCCCTGCAGACATCATTTATTCAGGAGTATGACAAGCCGCATGGATTTTATTCGAACAAGTCCGTAATCGGTGTGCTCAAGTCAACCTATGTACTGCTTAGCGACGATGATGCATTTTACATACTCGACCAGCACGCATCGCATGAGCGCATAGTCTTTGACAGGCTCAACAGGTCAGACATCTCGGGCAGCCAGTCCCTGCTCCATCCGATTGTCGTGGAGCTTACCGCACAAGAGTTCGCGGCATTTGAAGAGATCATGGATCAGCTTGAAGCGATCGGCATAGAGGCAGAGCCCTTCGGAGAATCCGAAATCGCGGTAAGGACAGTCCCGACGCTGCTCAGGGATTCGGATATAAAAGACATCATCCACGAGATTGTCCACGAACCCCTTCCTAGGCAGAGGGACGAACGAAGGAAGGAAATCATCTCGCGCATCGCCTGTCATTCGAGCGTGCGCGCGGGAAAGCCCCTGACGCAGCCTGAAATAGCCGCCCTACTCCGCCAGTTGGATGAGGCCGGTGCGCCGACTACATGCCCGCATGGGAGGCCGATATTTAAGCGTATCTCACTCGAAGAAATCGAACGCTGGATTGGGCGCAGAACGTCATAA
- a CDS encoding glucose-6-phosphate isomerase — MIRFDFSGTSDALIGNRGISLKDIEAIMPLCTKAHETMSVNRAEGRIKFQDLPDDKKMMEAVKSLAKKLKGKFRNIVHLGIGGSSLGPKAMFSSIKPPYYNLSGNPRIFFWDNVDPELMSVTFEHIRLDETLFIVVSKSGGTAETASQFMYVYDKLKKQLGEKYRDHLAVITDPKGGILRKIADSEGMANLPIPPEVGGRFSTLTPVGLLPSALLGIDIDEFMKGAGKMRDKTVSPDVFSNPAYLYAAIHFLASVKGANMSVLMPYSNALFDLSDWYCQLWAESSGKKTSLKGKTVFAGQTPIKALGATDQHSQCQLYMEGPFDKVVNIIDVKKYRKEITIPDVFGDTAEMGYLCGKTVNKLIQSEAKGTWGALIENQRMTARITLDAITEETIGAMFMFFMTATSFFCYLLDVNPYDQPGVELGKVITFDLMGRKGYEGKAKSFAEVDKLVLELK, encoded by the coding sequence ATGATCAGATTTGATTTTTCCGGAACAAGCGATGCCTTGATCGGAAACCGTGGAATTTCACTCAAAGATATCGAAGCCATTATGCCGCTGTGCACGAAAGCTCATGAAACAATGTCGGTTAACAGGGCGGAAGGCAGAATAAAATTCCAGGACCTGCCTGATGATAAAAAAATGATGGAAGCTGTAAAATCGCTGGCAAAGAAACTCAAGGGCAAGTTCAGGAACATAGTCCACCTGGGAATCGGCGGGTCATCGCTCGGGCCCAAGGCCATGTTCTCTTCCATAAAGCCGCCCTATTACAATCTTAGCGGCAACCCCAGGATTTTCTTCTGGGACAACGTCGATCCGGAACTCATGTCAGTAACCTTCGAGCACATCAGGCTTGATGAAACACTCTTTATTGTTGTCAGCAAGTCGGGAGGTACGGCGGAGACCGCATCACAGTTCATGTATGTATATGACAAACTCAAAAAGCAGCTCGGAGAAAAATACAGAGACCATCTCGCCGTCATAACCGACCCCAAGGGCGGGATCCTCAGAAAGATCGCAGACAGCGAAGGCATGGCGAACCTGCCGATTCCGCCTGAAGTGGGCGGCAGGTTCAGCACTCTTACCCCGGTGGGGCTGCTTCCTTCCGCTCTTCTCGGAATAGATATAGATGAGTTCATGAAAGGCGCAGGGAAAATGCGCGATAAGACTGTCAGTCCCGATGTCTTTTCAAACCCGGCCTACCTCTATGCGGCCATACATTTTCTTGCATCCGTAAAGGGCGCGAACATGTCCGTGCTCATGCCCTATTCCAATGCGCTCTTCGATCTTTCCGACTGGTACTGCCAGCTCTGGGCCGAAAGCAGCGGCAAGAAAACATCGCTTAAAGGAAAGACCGTATTCGCAGGACAGACTCCGATTAAGGCGCTCGGTGCAACAGACCAGCACTCACAGTGCCAGCTGTATATGGAAGGCCCGTTCGACAAGGTCGTGAACATCATAGACGTGAAGAAATACCGCAAGGAAATCACCATCCCGGATGTCTTCGGCGATACCGCCGAAATGGGCTATCTTTGCGGCAAGACCGTGAACAAACTGATACAGTCCGAAGCGAAAGGCACATGGGGAGCCCTCATCGAAAACCAGCGTATGACCGCTCGTATCACTCTCGATGCGATAACAGAGGAAACCATAGGCGCCATGTTCATGTTCTTCATGACCGCAACGTCATTCTTCTGCTACCTGCTCGATGTCAATCCCTATGACCAGCCCGGCGTCGAACTGGGCAAGGTCATCACGTTTGACCTAATGGGAAGAAAAGGCTACGAGGGCAAGGCAAAATCTTTTGCCGAAGTGGACAAGCTGGTGCTCGAACTCAAGTGA
- a CDS encoding HD domain-containing phosphohydrolase, protein MQRNITVNLGNLVLSLSDAMDLASPDLIQHQQRTAYVVWDMARAAKLSNDRIEKCFIAALLHDIGAFSLEEKISLRNNEKDDETHCIRGGTLLSPIFWLNNPAEIIKFHHKEWRSWDETIENPIVFDSQLVLLADYLERQIDRNRYILHQNQDITNKIVSSSGSLFNPRIVELFLSVSNSEEFWLDIVSPRLYSLLLNEGPFRKIEINHFEILLLSELFRNIIDFRSRFTSTHSSGVAASASMLSKIFGFSKSDIELMEIAGNLHDLGKLAVPNSILDKPGKLTNEEMAVMKSHTYYTYFVINTIGGLKQIAEWAAYHHEKLDGSGYPFHCNEDEISTGSRIMMVADIFTALAEDRPYRKGMSRNEVVQILSQLKDNALLDAKIVNLLFENYNEIFAYMSEKQSLAKEFYEKQFAFIERE, encoded by the coding sequence ATGCAGCGTAATATAACCGTCAATCTTGGAAATCTTGTCCTTTCATTATCCGATGCGATGGATCTTGCGAGCCCTGACTTGATTCAACATCAGCAAAGGACGGCATATGTAGTCTGGGATATGGCAAGAGCGGCAAAACTCTCAAATGACAGGATCGAAAAGTGTTTTATTGCTGCATTGCTTCATGATATCGGCGCCTTTTCTCTTGAAGAAAAAATCTCGCTTCGGAATAATGAGAAAGATGATGAAACCCATTGCATACGTGGCGGAACATTGCTCAGCCCCATATTCTGGTTAAATAATCCTGCTGAGATCATCAAATTCCATCACAAAGAATGGCGGTCATGGGATGAAACGATTGAGAATCCCATAGTTTTTGATTCGCAATTAGTTCTTCTTGCCGATTATCTGGAACGTCAGATTGACAGGAACAGATACATTCTCCATCAAAATCAGGATATTACAAATAAGATAGTATCTTCGTCAGGCTCCTTGTTCAATCCTCGGATAGTGGAACTTTTCCTGTCCGTTTCCAACAGTGAAGAATTCTGGCTGGATATCGTATCACCAAGACTATATTCCCTTCTTCTAAATGAAGGCCCTTTCAGAAAAATAGAGATAAACCATTTTGAAATATTGTTGTTATCTGAGTTGTTCAGAAACATAATCGACTTTCGATCACGGTTCACGTCAACTCATTCATCAGGTGTTGCAGCTTCGGCATCAATGTTGTCAAAAATATTCGGATTTTCAAAATCCGATATCGAATTAATGGAAATTGCAGGCAACCTGCATGATCTTGGAAAACTTGCAGTTCCCAATTCCATTCTTGATAAACCCGGCAAGCTGACAAATGAAGAGATGGCTGTCATGAAATCACACACATATTATACTTATTTTGTGATCAATACCATCGGGGGTCTCAAGCAGATCGCAGAATGGGCCGCTTATCATCATGAGAAACTCGATGGTTCCGGATATCCTTTTCACTGCAATGAGGACGAGATAAGCACCGGGTCAAGGATTATGATGGTTGCGGATATCTTCACCGCGCTTGCCGAGGACAGACCATACAGAAAGGGCATGTCAAGGAATGAGGTTGTCCAGATATTATCGCAGCTGAAAGACAATGCACTGCTTGATGCTAAAATCGTTAATCTTCTATTTGAAAATTACAATGAAATATTCGCTTATATGTCTGAAAAACAGTCTCTCGCCAAGGAGTTTTACGAAAAACAGTTCGCTTTTATAGAAAGGGAATGA
- a CDS encoding MarC family protein, with protein sequence MAREFINIAAFSFLALFPIVNPPAMTPIFLDMTSDITASERNRLAGKISWYTLILLLVVLLVGGWILKLLDISIHVIRIAGGLLLFNMAWQMLNSEPGESAQRNGGFKSDSTSKVFFPMTMPITAGPGTIAVTLSLIPTGSLLKPDTWISFAGVATGIALVSLIVFVFYRYSGYFFGRLGKQGIQVVTKLSAFILLAIGVEIIWKGYKGLIS encoded by the coding sequence ATGGCGCGCGAGTTTATCAATATTGCCGCTTTTTCTTTTCTTGCCCTCTTTCCCATAGTCAATCCGCCTGCTATGACCCCGATTTTTCTCGATATGACGTCGGACATCACCGCATCCGAAAGGAACCGGCTTGCAGGCAAAATAAGCTGGTATACGCTCATACTGCTGCTGGTCGTCCTTCTTGTAGGCGGGTGGATTCTCAAGCTTCTTGACATATCCATACACGTCATCAGGATAGCGGGCGGACTGCTCCTCTTCAACATGGCCTGGCAGATGCTCAACAGCGAACCAGGAGAGAGCGCTCAGAGAAACGGCGGGTTCAAGAGCGACAGCACTTCGAAGGTCTTTTTCCCAATGACCATGCCGATCACCGCCGGACCCGGCACGATTGCGGTAACGCTTTCGCTCATTCCGACTGGCTCCCTTCTGAAACCCGACACATGGATAAGCTTTGCAGGAGTCGCCACAGGAATCGCTCTCGTATCACTCATAGTTTTTGTTTTTTACAGATACTCCGGATATTTCTTCGGCAGGTTGGGCAAACAGGGCATACAGGTGGTGACGAAGCTCTCCGCCTTCATACTGCTTGCCATAGGTGTTGAAATAATATGGAAGGGATATAAAGGCCTTATATCCTGA
- the rsmI gene encoding 16S rRNA (cytidine(1402)-2'-O)-methyltransferase, giving the protein MNGKLESKGKGTLFIVPTPIGNLKDITLRALEILSEVELIACEDTRHTLKLLTHYGIKKPLVSYEKFSEKKKLVHLIEKLESGENIALVSDGGTPLISDPGTMLVIEARNRGINVVALPGACAFITALSAYGFDYKFRFIGFFPRKQSEALSELAKMKSSNETTVFYESPRRLLTTLELIRKHLEDVQVCIARELTKVHEEYAAGRLEEVISRFKDNEPKGEITVIIRGSRDDKKVMPDIRMKAEELLDNGYSKRDAAKMLHELYDRPRKEIYEMLIDKKIMNIKH; this is encoded by the coding sequence ATGAACGGGAAGCTGGAATCAAAAGGGAAAGGAACACTCTTCATAGTACCAACCCCTATCGGCAACCTGAAGGATATAACATTAAGGGCGCTTGAAATATTATCAGAGGTTGAACTTATCGCATGCGAGGACACACGCCACACGCTCAAGCTTCTGACTCATTACGGGATAAAAAAGCCTCTCGTTTCATACGAGAAATTCAGTGAAAAGAAAAAGCTCGTTCATCTGATCGAGAAGCTTGAATCAGGAGAGAATATTGCACTTGTCAGCGACGGGGGAACACCGCTTATAAGCGACCCCGGCACAATGCTTGTCATTGAGGCAAGGAACAGAGGCATCAATGTCGTCGCCCTGCCCGGAGCATGCGCCTTTATAACGGCTCTCAGCGCATACGGCTTTGATTATAAGTTCCGTTTCATAGGCTTCTTCCCGAGAAAACAGTCAGAGGCGCTCTCTGAGCTGGCAAAAATGAAGAGCTCCAATGAAACAACTGTCTTCTATGAATCCCCCAGAAGGCTCCTTACAACCCTTGAACTGATAAGGAAGCACCTTGAGGATGTCCAGGTATGCATTGCACGAGAGCTGACCAAGGTTCATGAAGAGTATGCCGCCGGCAGACTGGAAGAAGTGATTTCACGCTTCAAGGATAATGAACCCAAAGGTGAGATAACAGTTATAATAAGGGGAAGCCGGGACGATAAGAAAGTCATGCCCGACATAAGGATGAAAGCCGAAGAGCTCCTTGATAACGGGTATTCAAAGCGCGATGCTGCAAAGATGCTCCATGAGTTGTATGACAGGCCCAGAAAAGAAATCTACGAAATGCTTATTGACAAAAAGATTATGAATATAAAACATTAA
- a CDS encoding pyridoxal-dependent decarboxylase: MDSLKRDKNLRPKKIEATPEYMRKLFIMPNSPDRFIEFGDHLLDMIHDFFKEKGGIHSSISMEELGRIFSNTEMPKTPMLVKDLLDEIKKNIIKHSVKVANPYYIGHMTSAIPYFMILLEMIAVSLNQNQVKIESAKASSFVEREFLCWMHRLVFNRSNHFYEKNIQNHKIALGNVTSDGTIANLTAFMLACAKAFPPDGHKFGGIRKEGLVRSLAYYGYRQAVILVSKRGHYSICKSGALLGIGEKGVIFSPVHPCTNNIDIDKLWQTIERILKEDKAVGRPTKILSIVGIAGTTETGNIDNLEALADISKELGSHYHVDAAWGGGALLMEGGKEMLKGIEKADSVSLDAHKLLYAPNSMGICLFRNEEDSAYLYHTANYIIREGSVDQGRFTLEGSRPFASLKPWAALKIIGRRGYELVFEHARLLQNTFVKLLDEEPLFEQMNRPELFIINYRFVPKELKKMLDRCMKNPKEHASTITMINNVLNELNIELHKKIRDDDNSFVSRTRIESTIYAPRRIVVLRAITINPNTETDMIRQILDEHKRLGQEIWESKHILKNTFRIYKKLNETVN; the protein is encoded by the coding sequence ATGGATTCGCTTAAACGAGACAAAAACTTGCGTCCCAAAAAAATAGAGGCAACCCCGGAATACATGCGCAAGCTTTTCATAATGCCGAATTCTCCGGACAGGTTCATAGAATTCGGCGACCATCTTCTTGACATGATACATGATTTCTTCAAGGAGAAGGGTGGCATACACTCTTCCATATCGATGGAAGAACTAGGGAGAATCTTCAGCAATACGGAAATGCCTAAAACTCCGATGCTGGTGAAAGACCTTCTTGATGAGATAAAAAAGAATATTATCAAACATTCGGTTAAAGTCGCCAACCCTTATTATATAGGCCACATGACATCGGCCATTCCCTATTTCATGATCCTTCTCGAGATGATCGCCGTAAGTCTCAATCAGAACCAGGTCAAGATCGAAAGTGCAAAGGCCTCATCCTTTGTTGAAAGGGAATTTCTGTGCTGGATGCACAGGCTGGTCTTTAACAGGTCCAATCATTTCTATGAAAAAAACATCCAGAACCATAAGATTGCATTGGGAAATGTAACCTCTGACGGGACTATTGCCAACCTTACCGCATTCATGCTTGCCTGTGCCAAGGCCTTTCCGCCCGACGGGCACAAATTCGGCGGCATAAGAAAGGAAGGTCTTGTACGCTCACTTGCATATTATGGATACAGGCAGGCGGTAATCCTGGTATCCAAACGCGGGCATTATTCAATATGCAAATCCGGCGCTCTGCTGGGAATAGGGGAAAAGGGGGTCATCTTTTCTCCTGTTCATCCGTGCACGAATAATATCGACATCGATAAGCTGTGGCAGACCATTGAAAGGATACTGAAAGAAGACAAGGCCGTCGGAAGACCTACGAAGATACTCTCGATCGTCGGGATTGCAGGAACGACGGAAACCGGTAATATTGATAATCTGGAAGCGCTTGCCGACATATCAAAAGAGCTGGGTTCCCATTACCATGTGGATGCCGCATGGGGCGGTGGGGCACTCCTTATGGAGGGCGGAAAAGAGATGCTTAAAGGCATAGAGAAGGCCGATTCCGTAAGCCTCGATGCCCACAAGCTGCTTTATGCCCCCAACTCCATGGGTATCTGCCTTTTCAGAAATGAAGAAGATTCTGCATATCTCTATCACACAGCAAACTATATTATCAGAGAAGGGTCGGTCGACCAGGGCAGGTTCACTCTTGAAGGTTCGAGGCCATTTGCAAGCCTTAAACCGTGGGCTGCCCTCAAGATAATAGGCCGGAGAGGCTATGAACTGGTCTTCGAACATGCCAGACTGCTCCAGAATACCTTCGTGAAACTGCTTGATGAAGAACCTCTTTTCGAGCAGATGAACAGACCCGAGCTTTTCATAATCAATTACCGCTTTGTTCCGAAGGAACTGAAGAAGATGCTTGATAGGTGCATGAAAAATCCCAAAGAGCATGCATCCACCATAACCATGATCAACAATGTTCTTAACGAACTCAATATCGAACTTCATAAAAAAATAAGAGACGACGACAACTCATTTGTTTCGAGAACCCGTATAGAATCGACAATATATGCACCCCGAAGGATTGTTGTCCTGAGGGCGATCACAATCAATCCCAATACCGAGACCGACATGATAAGGCAGATACTCGACGAACATAAAAGGCTCGGCCAGGAAATATGGGAATCGAAGCATATCCTCAAGAATACCTTCAGGATATACAAGAAGCTGAACGAGACAGTGAACTGA
- the umuD gene encoding translesion error-prone DNA polymerase V autoproteolytic subunit, with product MESNVRVTQIWRHNGGTRMEIPLFTAGVSAGFPSPADDFVDRSLDLNEFLIKHPAATYFVRVEGTSMTGSGIHPGDILIVDRAIEPSDSSIVIAVLNGEFLVKRFRRDSNGCRLLPENPSYQAIELKEGMHLEVWGVVTYVIHKT from the coding sequence ATGGAAAGCAATGTCAGGGTTACTCAAATATGGCGGCATAACGGCGGGACCAGGATGGAAATACCGCTTTTTACGGCAGGGGTAAGCGCCGGTTTTCCTTCCCCGGCCGATGATTTCGTCGACCGTTCGCTTGACCTTAACGAGTTTCTGATAAAACACCCCGCTGCTACCTATTTCGTCAGAGTGGAAGGGACATCGATGACAGGCTCGGGCATACACCCCGGTGACATACTTATTGTAGACAGGGCGATTGAACCGTCTGATTCAAGCATAGTGATAGCGGTGCTAAACGGGGAATTTCTTGTAAAGCGATTCAGAAGGGACTCGAACGGATGCCGCCTCCTGCCGGAAAATCCTTCATATCAGGCAATAGAACTGAAGGAAGGCATGCATCTCGAAGTCTGGGGAGTGGTGACGTACGTTATCCATAAGACATGA
- a CDS encoding Y-family DNA polymerase, which yields MKRVYALVDCNNFYVSCERVFNPKLKGVPVVVLSNNDGCIVARSEEAKAAGIKMGEPLFKCRMLAERHNIVALSSNYPLYADLSHRVMSILEEMSPGIEIYSIDEAFLDLTGVPDPADYARNIRKTVKKWTGIPVSIGIGTTRTLAKAASKKAKKGTGVFDIREREDEVLGDMEAGDVWGIGYSHSLVLKKHRIRTALELKNANDEWVRKVLSVSGLRTVYELRGTPCIGSGTEPAARRSITCSRLFGCRLYRIEEIREALSSYVSRAAEKLRAMDMAASGISVYLLENEFADGRFTSRGASLELPEPSSYTPELIMYSVRLLENIYREGPAYRKTGVTFTGLVPRGSVQTSLFGAIDNPKRLRLMKTVDRINAEWGSETVTPASSGTGRDWRMRQEKRSRRFTTSWHELPVAKTSK from the coding sequence ATGAAAAGAGTTTACGCCCTTGTCGACTGCAACAATTTCTATGTCTCCTGCGAGCGTGTATTCAATCCGAAGCTCAAGGGGGTTCCCGTCGTAGTGCTCAGCAACAACGACGGCTGCATAGTTGCAAGGTCGGAGGAGGCAAAGGCGGCAGGCATAAAAATGGGAGAGCCCCTGTTCAAATGCAGGATGCTTGCCGAACGCCATAATATAGTAGCACTTTCATCGAACTATCCGCTTTACGCAGACCTTTCGCACAGGGTCATGAGCATTCTCGAGGAAATGAGCCCTGGCATCGAAATATATTCCATAGACGAGGCGTTTCTGGACCTGACCGGAGTCCCTGACCCAGCAGATTATGCAAGAAACATCAGAAAGACGGTAAAAAAATGGACAGGCATACCGGTATCCATAGGAATAGGAACTACCAGAACGCTTGCAAAGGCCGCCTCAAAAAAGGCGAAAAAGGGTACGGGCGTGTTCGACATAAGGGAGAGAGAAGATGAAGTCCTCGGGGATATGGAAGCAGGTGATGTCTGGGGTATAGGCTACAGCCATTCGCTGGTGCTTAAAAAACACCGCATAAGGACAGCGCTTGAACTCAAAAATGCAAATGATGAGTGGGTGAGAAAGGTTCTCTCTGTATCGGGATTGAGAACGGTATATGAACTCAGGGGTACACCCTGCATCGGCTCCGGGACAGAGCCTGCTGCAAGGAGGTCGATTACATGTTCGCGGTTGTTCGGATGCAGACTCTACCGTATCGAGGAAATCAGGGAGGCACTGTCGTCTTATGTCAGCCGCGCCGCCGAAAAGCTGAGGGCAATGGATATGGCGGCGTCCGGCATCAGCGTATACCTTCTTGAAAATGAATTTGCTGACGGCAGATTCACTTCACGTGGCGCATCGCTGGAACTCCCTGAGCCGTCGTCATATACGCCCGAACTCATAATGTATTCCGTAAGGCTGCTTGAGAATATTTATCGTGAGGGTCCGGCCTACAGAAAAACAGGGGTTACCTTCACAGGTCTTGTTCCGAGGGGCAGTGTTCAGACAAGCCTGTTCGGTGCCATCGACAATCCGAAAAGGCTTCGACTTATGAAGACGGTGGACAGAATAAACGCCGAATGGGGCTCGGAAACCGTAACCCCGGCATCATCCGGGACGGGCAGGGATTGGCGCATGCGACAGGAGAAAAGGTCCAGGCGTTTCACGACATCATGGCATGAACTCCCTGTGGCAAAGACTTCCAAGTGA